TCGGTTACGTCTTAATGGATACATTATTCTGTAGGATTTTTTTCAATTTCAAAATAAAAATAACTCATTCCTGTACCGTCATAGGTTTCTAGCAATGGTCTAAATTGTTCTCTTATGATAGTATCTTGGCGGGTTTTACCAAAATCTGAAAAGATTTTATCAAAGTCTTTTAAGGCTACGTCTTTACCAAACACCACTGCTGTTAAAAATGGTTTTTGTGTTAGCACTTGTCTGTAATTTTCTTGAGTTGTACCGTTTAGCGTCCACCTTAACAATGCTTTCTCATAAAAGGGTTTTGCCTTATCTTCTTCGCCAGTAAGTTCATAACCTAAACCATTATGCATAAAAAGTGTAGGTGATTGAAATTCTTCGAAGCGCATGGCGTCTTCTGTATTTTCTAAATACTCTTGGTATCTCTTCTCTCTTAGAAGAATGTCGCTTTTCATAATGTAAGCGCGCTCGTTATGGTAAGTTCTAATACATTGTGTTAGTTCCTTTAAAGCATCATCTATTCTGCTAGCTGTTAAATAGGTTACTGCAGCTCTCATGTGCTCTTCTTGAGATTTAAGTTCTGTTAAAGGCTCAGGATCTGATAAGATGTCCAATTCTTTATTATTCTTACAAGAACTAAGTGTAATTAGTAAGATTAGTATTGTGAAAATATGCTTCATTTTAATTGTGTTTAAACCCAATCTTTGGGGTGTTTTAATACGTGTAATAATTTGTCTTCTTTGGTACCTTTTTCTGGTTTGTAATTATAGCGCCATTGTACGTGAGGCGGAAAGCTCATAAAAATACTTTCTATACGGCCGTTTGTTTTTAAGCCAAACAACGTGCCTTTATCATGTATTAAATTAAACTCTATATAACGACCGCGTCTTATTTCTTGCCAATCGCGTTGTTCTGGTGTAAACGGTATATCTTTTCTTTTCTCTACAATAGGCACATAAGCATCTAAAAAACTATCACCCACTTGTGTAACAAAGTTATACCAATCTGTCATACTTCGTTCTGGTGTGGCTTTACAATGATCAAAAAACAAACCACCTAAACCTCTAGCTTCATCGCGGTGAGCATTATAAAAATAGTCGTCGCATTGTTTTTTGTATAGCGCATAAAAAGAAGGGTCGTGAGCATCACAAACAGATTTGCAAATGCTATGAAAATGAATAGCGTCTTCCTCAAACAAATAATACGGTGTTAAATCTTGACCGCCACCAAACCAACTATCTACCAAAGTGCCGTCTTTCTCATACATTTCGAAATAACGCCAGTTTGCATGTACAGTAGGCGCAAAAGGATTTTTAGGATGTAATACTAAACTTAAGCCACACGCAAAAAAATTAACATCGCCAACGTTAAAGTATTTTTGCATTGCTGGGTTTAACGGTCCGTGAACTTTAGAAATATTCACACCGCCTTTTTCAAATACATCTCCATTTTCTATAACTCGGCTTCTGCCACCGCCACCTTCTTCGCGCTCCCAAAGGTCTTCTTTAAACTTGGCTTTGCCATCAACCGCTTCTAGCTTTGCAGTAATGGTATCTTGTAATGTTTGTATGTAGTTAAAAAACTGTTCTTTCATAGTACTCTTAAACTATAAGGTTTTATGTTGCTGAAGCTTTTCTAGTGTCACCTTACTTGCTGCAGTTACAGATAATGGTAGTACCAGAATAATACCTATGATTGGTATAAAAAGAAATAGTATAAACACCAGACCGTTGCCTATGGCTAAGCCTCTATTTTGTTTTACAAATGAAATACTTTCTGAATAATTATAATGACGCTCCAATGTATAGTCCATATTTCCAAACCCTGCATAATAAGCTTGAACAGCATACAATAATACAGTAGAGAAAATACCTACAACCGGTATAAACCCTATAAGTAGGATAGGTACTGTTAACAATAACTCCATAGTAAGATTACGCACGTTAATTTTTATACCTCGCCATAATTGTTGTGCATTGTTTGTATCTCTGTGTGAATGAACTGCTTGAGGGTTAAAATGTTGCTCAATCTTTTCTGAAACAGGACTCATAAATGGCGCACTTAATGCCATAACAATGTGTTTGTAAAGTATAAGTCCAATTGCAATAATTATAAGACCACCTAAAACAGTGCTAATTGTAGTAAATGTTGCCTTGCCCCAATCCCAGATCCAAGCTTTAGAAATAAGTGAACCGATATTGTCTGACAATCCCCAAGCAGAAATTCCTATTAGCATAGCTGTAACAAAACTAATAACCATTGGGATAGCAAAGTATTTCCACAGTTTTAATTTAGAAATTAAACTGAAACTACTTCTGTAGGCTGATATTGATTTAAAAACTGATGTTATCATAGCTTAAATATAAACCAATTCATTAGGATAACGCTCTACGTCTTCTACCTTGGTAATTTGTTTTGCATTACTAGACTTCTCTTTTAAAAACTGAATTAATTCCTTTTCAGATAGATCTAAAGTTTCAGAAAAAAACTGACGCCCTACCATATTATTATGTAAATCCATAACAGTTTCTAATGGTGCATTGGGTGCTAGTTTTTCGTGAAGCGTAGTTACTTGTTCTGCCCAATCTGTTGCTGCTGCCTCATTTTTTGTGTAAGCTACATTTGCCAAAAGAATGTTCCATAACGCATGTCTAAATGCATTTGGTTTTCCATTTTTATGTTGTGCACTACCAAACTCCTTTTGAGAGATAGACATAGTCTTAGAGGTGGCTTTAAGCGTTGGGCGAATTAACAAGGGACGTTGTATAAAAACAACTCCTAAATTTAGTAATTGCTTTATACTTAGTTTTTTAAGTCTGGACCAGATTTTCAT
This region of Croceibacter atlanticus HTCC2559 genomic DNA includes:
- a CDS encoding DUF6973 domain-containing protein → MKIWSRLKKLSIKQLLNLGVVFIQRPLLIRPTLKATSKTMSISQKEFGSAQHKNGKPNAFRHALWNILLANVAYTKNEAAATDWAEQVTTLHEKLAPNAPLETVMDLHNNMVGRQFFSETLDLSEKELIQFLKEKSSNAKQITKVEDVERYPNELVYI
- the hemF gene encoding oxygen-dependent coproporphyrinogen oxidase, encoding MKEQFFNYIQTLQDTITAKLEAVDGKAKFKEDLWEREEGGGGRSRVIENGDVFEKGGVNISKVHGPLNPAMQKYFNVGDVNFFACGLSLVLHPKNPFAPTVHANWRYFEMYEKDGTLVDSWFGGGQDLTPYYLFEEDAIHFHSICKSVCDAHDPSFYALYKKQCDDYFYNAHRDEARGLGGLFFDHCKATPERSMTDWYNFVTQVGDSFLDAYVPIVEKRKDIPFTPEQRDWQEIRRGRYIEFNLIHDKGTLFGLKTNGRIESIFMSFPPHVQWRYNYKPEKGTKEDKLLHVLKHPKDWV
- a CDS encoding tetratricopeptide repeat protein, with translation MKHIFTILILLITLSSCKNNKELDILSDPEPLTELKSQEEHMRAAVTYLTASRIDDALKELTQCIRTYHNERAYIMKSDILLREKRYQEYLENTEDAMRFEEFQSPTLFMHNGLGYELTGEEDKAKPFYEKALLRWTLNGTTQENYRQVLTQKPFLTAVVFGKDVALKDFDKIFSDFGKTRQDTIIREQFRPLLETYDGTGMSYFYFEIEKNPTE
- a CDS encoding EI24 domain-containing protein, translated to MITSVFKSISAYRSSFSLISKLKLWKYFAIPMVISFVTAMLIGISAWGLSDNIGSLISKAWIWDWGKATFTTISTVLGGLIIIAIGLILYKHIVMALSAPFMSPVSEKIEQHFNPQAVHSHRDTNNAQQLWRGIKINVRNLTMELLLTVPILLIGFIPVVGIFSTVLLYAVQAYYAGFGNMDYTLERHYNYSESISFVKQNRGLAIGNGLVFILFLFIPIIGIILVLPLSVTAASKVTLEKLQQHKTL